Proteins encoded together in one Lathyrus oleraceus cultivar Zhongwan6 chromosome 5, CAAS_Psat_ZW6_1.0, whole genome shotgun sequence window:
- the LOC127081969 gene encoding uncharacterized mitochondrial protein AtMg00310-like → MVLMNAVISAIIVYTMSFYKAPSKVMKEITSIHNNFSWNNTGEKRNVHCISWTKVCKDKEDGGLRAKNISMFNKALLLKWKWRILIDKEAYWSSILNHRYYNPTLILFTKVDQTKEQNQSIRWRDMFIENVICSIGDGRNISFWKSKWINNQTLKNLFPSLLIQSELKEASVADMGCGTIMVGHGE, encoded by the coding sequence ATGGTGTTGATGAATGCGGTTATTAGTGCTATAATTGTGTATACTATGTCATTTTACAAAGCTCCCTCAAAAGTGATGAAAGAAATTACTAGCATACACAATAATTTTTCGTGGAACAACACTGGGGAGAAAAGAAATGTTCATTGTATAAGTTGGACAAAAGTTTGCAAAGATAAAGAGGACGGAGGACTCAGAGCAAAGAATATAAGTATGTTCAATAAAGCGCTTTTATTAAAGTGGAAGTGGAGAATTCTTATTGATAAAGAGGCTTATTGGTCGAGTATATTGAATCATAGATACTACAACCCTACTCTTATTCTATTCACCAAAGTTGACCAGACCAAAGAGCAAAACCAATCCATACGGTGGAGAGACATGTTTATTGAGAATGTCATATGTAGTATAGGAGATGGTAGAAATATCTCATTCTGGAAGAGTAAATGGATTAATAATCAAACTCTCAAGAATTTGTTTCCTTCTCTATTAATTCAATCAGAATTGAAGGAAGCAAGTGTGGCGGACATGGGGTGTGGAACAATAATGGTTGGTCATGGAGAGTAG